The Lepeophtheirus salmonis chromosome 3, UVic_Lsal_1.4, whole genome shotgun sequence genomic interval AAATAACGATACCGACATTAGGGCAGGGTCTACAGGGGTATAAAGAATAGTTCTAAATTTCTTGTTACACAACCAAAAGTCGACCTATTACTTGCATATTTGTAAGATTGGATGATCACAAATATAAGCCCGTATTTGAAATCACCTTTCTTgtggattattaatttttttcatattgaaaggTTGgtttaaacctataaaaagtctaaaaatattacaaaaaaagtaatacagaAAAGTaatcaacttgtacaatattacaAGAATTGATTATCCAAGCTAAAAGatctataaaagaaaatgtttacttttgttattttaagaaaaatcatcgGTGTTTTTCTTaccaaacattcttaaaattgtcaggaatacaacgtttattttatttcaacaaatcaGTAAGTCATATTTAAGACAActctaattattttgtatttattttcgccttctcttctctttttttatatatagtataccGAATACACCAGCTGTGTTCaacttttatgttttataactaAACCAAGTAAAAATCCTTGTCACTTCTATATGGTTATTTTTCTATggttcaattttataaattatgagttGAAAATTGATGACTTGacatttattagtattttgatatatatgaatattaactaaataaatgaaagctcattaaataaagtattttattattttagagtatttagaatcaaatatgaaaaattaatagttttatataatatattcctatatatatatttaagtatgatgagacaaaaaatggtttaattaaatatctattacaaaaataagtttactattcatttatttctaaattatttgaaattattttccgtCCCTATTgcatagtatatatttatgttcaaattatcTCCAGAAATTTTTAAACCAGTAAAAGAccgtaattatttttttcaccaatctggaaaatataagttttatgaaaaaaatccgGTCTTGTAATTGAAAAGCATGTTTCTTGCTTGCATTCCCCCTGCCCCCAATTATTAGTGGCAATTTGGCAATTTAATCTACCCAGTGAACACCAGCCAAAAGCAATCAGCGAAGTCTCAGTCTAACGGGAATCAAACAGACAAATCCatgaagaaaaagtaatatttgaattaaattggaGATGTATGGGCAACAGTTATCTTAATTCTATATCCAGTCCAGTCTCTAGTAGTCCTTgccttattttaataaaatccttaaGGTATTTGATCAATGCAATACCTAATTACAATGTTCCAACAAATAAATACTATGGCATATtcacttttgaaaatatactcGTATTTGATTAAAGTTTTAAAGTCGAAGCATTTACTcaccaataaatttttttttaactggtaatctaaatttttaattttccaaagtgtttatttattattttttaacctttgaGAAGAGAAGatccaacaaattataaaataaatgactaaTGCTTTtcctcatgaaagacggagagtgaTGATTGGTTGaagaattataagtgtaagtttttGTTCGGAACTGAGTAcaatcgacatcagagtaatttttgcctATGTCCATACAATATATAGAgtgatatttatgtatatttctagctaatttaataaaacgtcatgacagataaaTTTATCTCCTTACTTTCAGATCAGACTACGGAGAAACTATCGACTTCCCCATCTCCTGAATTGACTTCAATTTTGAGAACATTGCCATTATTGAATAAGAAAACTACAAAATTTCCAATTACCAACCCAAGTGATGTCACTCAATCATCCAAGAAACTATTAACCTCTACAAAAACTCAAGACACAAAAAGCTCAACCATTACAAAGGATGATAGAATAACCACTTCCTTTTCAACAACAATCCAACCAATCATTTGCTTACTTACTCAAGGGACATCTATAAACACAACATCTTTATGTAACTATACAACAGTGAATACAACGCTGTTAAGGACAACAACAACCTTGAACAAAACTTGGACTACTTCTGGGGACACGACAAACAGTACAGTGTGGCTCAACGGTAcagaaacaacaacaaaaaccaCTATAACGCCTTATACAGAAACGACCTTTCATTCAACAACAGCAAATGTTTCCGTAACAAATATGAAAGGTagccaaaaaaaagttagttattAATCAACGTAATTGAATATGATTTAAAGTTTGCAGATCTGTTCAAGGACATCTTTGTATGTTTCCATTTGCGTATAGCAATGCATCTTTTAATAGTTGCATTACCTTGCAAAATACTTTAACGTTTCACTGTCTTGTTCTTCTAACAAATGGGAGCCGAATGTACCAAAAGTGTCAAGAGTACTGTCCAAGTgagtttaatttgtttaatccTTTCTAAGTGCACGGATTTTCTGCAccccaaatttaataaaaatgatttaaatctatttaaaatagacTTAAATACtagaaacataattaatatacgCTTGGAACATCCTTCAAATATATGCATaaagcaaaaatgtattttctttgaacttttcaaaattttttaatcagggtttggtgaatttgataaaattgttcACTTTTAAGTCGTTCTTGTGCTTTGTCTATttcacttttttcaatttaaggtatacAAAATGCTATAAATGTAATATCATCTGTTATCCAATGTATCACATTCAATCtcatcaaatttaattagtacatttttgtaggaaaagttTGTAAAAAGCATTATATAACAGaagttttttcgaaaatgaaattataatatttcaactaaatttgcttaatatttgggttaacgtttaatttcaattaattaactacGTTAAAAAAAGTGTGTCCACTAACAGTgggttaaattaattatgtaaatcataaatacaaattaaatatttagaagaaaaattgatgttctttctttacaaatcaaatatagaagattattattgaaataaatacataagtcAGGTAtctggaataaaataatatttttgcatttggaGGCCTGTTCCTCAAAATCCATTACAAGTCTTTGGGATAGTGAACGTGAAAATTTCAATGGAAGTAAAGAAGATCTAATAGACTCATTTGACCTCACTCTGGGAGCACcataacttaataataaaaaaaatgatagcttATCTCCAGCTAAAGATCTTCAgatcatataaaatttaattttatttaagattacccttttgtaaaatttaaaaaaattacttatgctcacttttttcaatatgaataaattaatatcatattataccATCCCTCTTTGACCCCATGttagaaaaactaattttttattagttttatagtttaaatagAGAAACAGATCTAaaactcttcaaaatatattatttattgtattgaatgagtctatcaaaaagttgtatctacttttttctctttgaattttaggaatttttatttgGGTGATCTTTTCCGcgtttattttgaaaacatgacatcacttaaatatttttggatggaAATGAAGTGTGAACAGTAAATATAAAGAGGggaaaataagaatttgatcTTTTGACGATTTTGTAGGGTTGCCcactaattaaagaaataacagtttataattttagtgctatgtatatataatcaataagatacaatatatgaaaaaaataaatgcgttttaaggagaaaaataatgaatataaccCAAAGAACACCATCCTCACTATCAAAAGAAGGGATGAAAAATAGACCATCCAATCCGATcggatattttataattcattagaTGTACCCCTATTCAtaaaatgagtttattttatattataacaattgGTTTGTTTCGTTTGCCAACagaaatcaaaaagaataatttattactagcATTTTAGTAACAAGTGTATTAGTTTTAGTTTATTTGACCCTCTGACTAGTAATTTTgtagttgtaatattttaagaatacatttcttgttaatttattttcaatcctTGTTTGTTCATAATTTACTTGATCGAAATAGCTTACTTAtggatacaaatttatttacatgaatACATGAATTTGATCCCGATGTAGTAATCTTAGCAAGATgactatttaaaaagataagatCAATTTTAATGGAGGATAAACTTGACAAGTTGtgctaatgaataaatattttttttgatttttcaccTAATGTAATGGCCCGAGAGGCAAAGTTGTTGTAGCACTTTTTAATAAGAAGAACATAAATCATCATAGGTATAGTCATTTATCCATCAACATTTCAGTATTCTATGTATTAAACATTCCTTTGGCACATACTTGAACAAGGATTTATTTTCAgttccctcctttttttttaattgcatcgTAAAAATATCAGAGCATATACcgaaatttctaaatattttctttaataccTTTATGATACAGATATGGTTTATTTTCCCGATATATCAGCCCTTAGGGGAAACTTTATGTTTTGGTGGTGTTTCTTTACAAAGGGAGAAGGACAACTTTCCACCATCGAATGAAAATTAGACGGGGACATGTAAAGCAAAATCTCGGGTTAGAGGCAGGTTTCTGAAAGTGTATCATAAAGTTTGTCTACCACTACAATGATGAACCAAAACATACGGCCAAAGCAACTaaggagtggctcaagaagAAGCCAAGACTGTTGCTAA includes:
- the LOC121115203 gene encoding uncharacterized protein, translating into MKVFLCLFIFWISYSIFRLGSTSRILFNINEDYLFSSNGETNMLQECYKMFGPKEYDYCDKLFEIQSTSTKVRKPADQTTEKLSTSPSPELTSILRTLPLLNKKTTKFPITNPSDVTQSSKKLLTSTKTQDTKSSTITKDDRITTSFSTTIQPIICLLTQGTSINTTSLCNYTTVNTTLLRTTTTLNKTWTTSGDTTNSTVWLNGTETTTKTTITPYTETTFHSTTANVSVTNMKVCRSVQGHLCMFPFAYSNASFNSCITLQNTLTFHCLVLLTNGSRMYQKCQEYCPSRVIPWPIIQNTTGMYQG